A single window of Pogoniulus pusillus isolate bPogPus1 chromosome 11, bPogPus1.pri, whole genome shotgun sequence DNA harbors:
- the PECAM1 gene encoding platelet endothelial cell adhesion molecule isoform X2, with protein MYLALLVIFLQCSELSAQERVFTYNRVEIQVKPSAKVKNGAPMSIVCHADVSKATDFQLNHNFTIFKNGKLVFMTVTDREDARYDIPAARSSHTGDYKCAVKAGSKAEDSKSLHVQVTGMTKPILTAEKVEVLEGEVVKLHCELPEEEPPLYFFFQKIKINSEPEEKTIFEAYRNFSVMDFFVEEGDNVLQFYCSCGRFVSDALERSQQSNKIVVTVREPFIKPTLSVRPSSNITEGDRVQFECSTVVARMRDIEIILQKNRTILKGVRDEKVLKYSTVATLEDSGEYLCKVEQERASKTTKLNVVVSELFPKPVLAASMKNLDENRELTLSCSINSFHRANFSVFRKDSSGDIWLKNSRNLTMRVSVNDTGFYFCKAEVKGIVKQSKPVGINVFAPVSKPTLSVVTGLPEVVLGKTLQLICRSAMGTPPITFTFYKGNKVKEIVVNDTYATFWDENVRQDDKRGYKCEAKNNHSSGTKTSNILNVTVIVPIRNASLGSIPYGEVEDGSETAFLCSVKEGSWPIHFRIYRKTDREVLLFEKSENADRVMWRKEAMSRQDTGMYYCMASNRANVDVRSQPITISVILASWQKGIIAAFVLLPLAGAAALALWWFLCKKKKAKGPSLEMSGSALGTNLASEKLTRQHNDGDYYSGSGYIEDNENHMKSTDESKGPDLESAEVEYTEVEVSTLDPHRAKIQDSASRNVNFLSSFLQRAPVQKGTETVYSEIRKANNGNCCGLGLFT; from the exons ATGTATCTTGCTCTTCTGGTGATTTTCTTGCAGT gttcAGAACTTTCTGCCCAGGAGAGAG TTTTTACTTACAATAGAGTTGAAATCCAGGTTAAGCCCTCTGCCAAAGTGAAAAATGGAGCTCCTATGTCAATTGTCTGCCATGCTGATGTTAGCAAAGCTACTGATTTCCAGCTGAACCATAACTTTACAATATTTAAGAATGGCAAGCTGGTGTTCATGACTGTAACTGACAGAGAAGATGCACGCTATGATATACCTGCAGCCAGATCCTCCCATACTGGAGACTACAAATGTGCTGTGAAAGCAGGCTCAAAGGCAGAAGACAGTAAGTCCTTGCACGTTCAGGTGACAG GGATGACCAAGCCAATCCTGACTGCTGAGAAAGTAGAAGTTTTAGAGGGTGAAGTTGTGAAGTTACATTGTGAGCTGCcagaagaagaacctcctttaTATTTCTTTTTCCAGAAGATAAAGATTAACTCAGAGCCTGAGGAAAAGACCATATTTGAAGCATACAGAAATTTTTCTGtgatggatttttttgttgAAGAGGGAGATAATGTTTTACAGTTTTATTGCTCTTGTGGGAGATTTGTATCCGACGCGTTGGAAAGATCACAGCAGAGCAACAAAATAGTTGTTACAGTCAGGG AACCATTCATAAAGCCTACTCTGAGTGTCAGACCCTCAAGTAATATTACAGAAGGAGACAGAGTACAGTTTGAATGCTCAACAGTGGTAGCCCGGATGCGGGACATTGAAATCATCCTCCAGAAAAACAGAACAATACTGAAGGGGGTACGAGATGAGAAAGTGCTGAAATACTCTACAGTAGCTACTCTAGAGGACAGTGGTGAATACCTGTGTAAGGTGGAGCAAGAGAGAGCATCTAAAACCACCAAACTGAATGTTGTTGTGTCAG AGTTGTTCCCCAAGCCAGTATTAGCTGCTTCTATGAAGAACCTAGATGAAAACAGAGAACTGACCCTCAGCTGCAGCATTAATAGCTTTCACAGAGCTAACTTCTCGGTGTTCCGGAAAGATTCCAGTGGAGACATCTGGCTGAAAAATTCTAGAAACTTAACAATGAGAGTTAGTGTGAATGATACTGGATTCTATTTCTGTAAGGCTGAAGTAAAAGGAATAGTCAAGCAGAGCAAACCTGTAGGGATAAATGTTTTTG CTCCAGTCTCCAAGCCAACTCTTTCTGTTGTCACTGGTTTACCCGAGGTGGTGCTGGGGAAGACTCTGCAGTTGATCTGTCGCTCAGCCATGGGAACACCACCAATAACATTCACATTCTACAAAGGAAACAAAGTCAAGGAAATAGTAGTTAATGACACATATGCTACTTTCTGGGATGAAAACGTTAGGCAAGATGACAAAAGAGGGTACAAATGTGAAGCTAAAAACAATCACAGCAGCGGCACGAAAACCAGCAATATTCTGAATGTCACAGTAATAG TACCAATCAGAAATGCCAGCCTGGGCAGTATTCCGTATGGAGAAGTGGAAGATGGCAGCGAGActgcttttctctgctctgtgaaAGAAGGCTCTTGGCCAATCCACTTCAGGATTTATAGAAAAACTGATCGTGAAGTTCTTCTGTTTGAGAAGAGTGAGAATGCAGACAGGGTCATGTGGCGCAAGGAGGCGATGAGCAGGCAGGACACGGGCATGTATTACTGCATGGCTTCCAATCGAGCCAACGTGGATGTGAGGAGCCAGCCCATAACCATCAGTG TCATCTTAGCATCGTGGCAGAAAGGCATCATCGCCGCCTTTGTCCTCCTCCccctggctggagcagcagcactcgCTCTCTGGTGGTTCTTGTGCAAGAAGAAAAAGG CTAAAggaccatctctggagatgtctgG CTCTGCCTTGGGTACCAACTTGGCAAGTGAAAAACTGACAAGACAGCACAATGATGGAGACTACTATTCAG GATCAGGTTACATTGAAGATAATGAAAATCACATGAAATCAACAGATGAGAGTAAAG
- the PECAM1 gene encoding platelet endothelial cell adhesion molecule isoform X6: MYLALLVIFLQCSELSAQERVFTYNRVEIQVKPSAKVKNGAPMSIVCHADVSKATDFQLNHNFTIFKNGKLVFMTVTDREDARYDIPAARSSHTGDYKCAVKAGSKAEDSKSLHVQVTGMTKPILTAEKVEVLEGEVVKLHCELPEEEPPLYFFFQKIKINSEPEEKTIFEAYRNFSVMDFFVEEGDNVLQFYCSCGRFVSDALERSQQSNKIVVTVREPFIKPTLSVRPSSNITEGDRVQFECSTVVARMRDIEIILQKNRTILKGVRDEKVLKYSTVATLEDSGEYLCKVEQERASKTTKLNVVVSELFPKPVLAASMKNLDENRELTLSCSINSFHRANFSVFRKDSSGDIWLKNSRNLTMRVSVNDTGFYFCKAEVKGIVKQSKPVGINVFAPVSKPTLSVVTGLPEVVLGKTLQLICRSAMGTPPITFTFYKGNKVKEIVVNDTYATFWDENVRQDDKRGYKCEAKNNHSSGTKTSNILNVTVIVPIRNASLGSIPYGEVEDGSETAFLCSVKEGSWPIHFRIYRKTDREVLLFEKSENADRVMWRKEAMSRQDTGMYYCMASNRANVDVRSQPITISVILASWQKGIIAAFVLLPLAGAAALALWWFLCKKKKAKGPSLEMSGSALGTNLASEKLTRQHNDGDYYSGSGYIEDNENHMKSTDESKGPDLESAEVEYTEVEVSTLDPHRAKIQDSASRNVNFLSSFLQRGNCCGLGLFT, encoded by the exons ATGTATCTTGCTCTTCTGGTGATTTTCTTGCAGT gttcAGAACTTTCTGCCCAGGAGAGAG TTTTTACTTACAATAGAGTTGAAATCCAGGTTAAGCCCTCTGCCAAAGTGAAAAATGGAGCTCCTATGTCAATTGTCTGCCATGCTGATGTTAGCAAAGCTACTGATTTCCAGCTGAACCATAACTTTACAATATTTAAGAATGGCAAGCTGGTGTTCATGACTGTAACTGACAGAGAAGATGCACGCTATGATATACCTGCAGCCAGATCCTCCCATACTGGAGACTACAAATGTGCTGTGAAAGCAGGCTCAAAGGCAGAAGACAGTAAGTCCTTGCACGTTCAGGTGACAG GGATGACCAAGCCAATCCTGACTGCTGAGAAAGTAGAAGTTTTAGAGGGTGAAGTTGTGAAGTTACATTGTGAGCTGCcagaagaagaacctcctttaTATTTCTTTTTCCAGAAGATAAAGATTAACTCAGAGCCTGAGGAAAAGACCATATTTGAAGCATACAGAAATTTTTCTGtgatggatttttttgttgAAGAGGGAGATAATGTTTTACAGTTTTATTGCTCTTGTGGGAGATTTGTATCCGACGCGTTGGAAAGATCACAGCAGAGCAACAAAATAGTTGTTACAGTCAGGG AACCATTCATAAAGCCTACTCTGAGTGTCAGACCCTCAAGTAATATTACAGAAGGAGACAGAGTACAGTTTGAATGCTCAACAGTGGTAGCCCGGATGCGGGACATTGAAATCATCCTCCAGAAAAACAGAACAATACTGAAGGGGGTACGAGATGAGAAAGTGCTGAAATACTCTACAGTAGCTACTCTAGAGGACAGTGGTGAATACCTGTGTAAGGTGGAGCAAGAGAGAGCATCTAAAACCACCAAACTGAATGTTGTTGTGTCAG AGTTGTTCCCCAAGCCAGTATTAGCTGCTTCTATGAAGAACCTAGATGAAAACAGAGAACTGACCCTCAGCTGCAGCATTAATAGCTTTCACAGAGCTAACTTCTCGGTGTTCCGGAAAGATTCCAGTGGAGACATCTGGCTGAAAAATTCTAGAAACTTAACAATGAGAGTTAGTGTGAATGATACTGGATTCTATTTCTGTAAGGCTGAAGTAAAAGGAATAGTCAAGCAGAGCAAACCTGTAGGGATAAATGTTTTTG CTCCAGTCTCCAAGCCAACTCTTTCTGTTGTCACTGGTTTACCCGAGGTGGTGCTGGGGAAGACTCTGCAGTTGATCTGTCGCTCAGCCATGGGAACACCACCAATAACATTCACATTCTACAAAGGAAACAAAGTCAAGGAAATAGTAGTTAATGACACATATGCTACTTTCTGGGATGAAAACGTTAGGCAAGATGACAAAAGAGGGTACAAATGTGAAGCTAAAAACAATCACAGCAGCGGCACGAAAACCAGCAATATTCTGAATGTCACAGTAATAG TACCAATCAGAAATGCCAGCCTGGGCAGTATTCCGTATGGAGAAGTGGAAGATGGCAGCGAGActgcttttctctgctctgtgaaAGAAGGCTCTTGGCCAATCCACTTCAGGATTTATAGAAAAACTGATCGTGAAGTTCTTCTGTTTGAGAAGAGTGAGAATGCAGACAGGGTCATGTGGCGCAAGGAGGCGATGAGCAGGCAGGACACGGGCATGTATTACTGCATGGCTTCCAATCGAGCCAACGTGGATGTGAGGAGCCAGCCCATAACCATCAGTG TCATCTTAGCATCGTGGCAGAAAGGCATCATCGCCGCCTTTGTCCTCCTCCccctggctggagcagcagcactcgCTCTCTGGTGGTTCTTGTGCAAGAAGAAAAAGG CTAAAggaccatctctggagatgtctgG CTCTGCCTTGGGTACCAACTTGGCAAGTGAAAAACTGACAAGACAGCACAATGATGGAGACTACTATTCAG GATCAGGTTACATTGAAGATAATGAAAATCACATGAAATCAACAGATGAGAGTAAAG